The genomic region CAAGCAGATGGCCGGCGACGAGGTGGCGGGCCGCCTGCAAAGCCAGGGTAGCGTGATGGCCGTGGGCGATGACGACCAGAGCATCTACGCCTTTCGCGGCGCACGCGTGGGCAACATGGCCGACTTTGTGCGCGAGTTTGACGTGCAGCACCAGATCAAGCTGGAGCAGAACTACCGCAGCTACAGCAACATCCTCGACTCCGCCAACCACCTCATCAGCCACAACAGCCGCCGCCTGGGCAAAAACCTGCGCACCACGCAGGGCGCGGGCGAACCTGTGCGCGTGTATGAAGCCACCACCGACCTGGCCGAGGCGCAGTGGATGGTCGATGAGATCAAGCAACTGGTGCGCAGCGACGGTTTTGAGCGCAAAGAGATTGCCGTGCTCTACCGCAGCAACGCGCAAAGCCGGGTGATCGAATCGGCGCTGTTCAATGCGTCAGTGCCCTACCGCGTGTATGGCGGCCTGCGCTTTTTTGAGCGCGCCGAAATCAAGCACGCACTGGCCTACCTGCGCCTGCTAGAGAACCCGCACGACGACACGAGCTTTCTGCGCGTCGTCAACTTCCCGCCGCGCGGCATTGGGGCACGCAGCATTGAAGTGCTGCAGGACGCCGCCCGCGCCGCAGGCTGCTCGCTGCACGATGCCGTGAGCGCCGTGCCCGGCAAGGCTGGCACCAACTTCAAGGCCTTCGTCGCCATGATCGACGTGCTGCGCGAGCAGACCGAGGGCCGGTCGCTGCGGGGCATCATCGAGCAGATGCTCGAATCCAGCGGGCTGGTGGAGCACTTCCGCACCGAAAAAGAAGGCGCTGACCGCATTGAGAACTTGCAGGAACTGGTGAACGCCGCCGAGAGCTTCGTCACACAAGAAGGCTTTGGCCGCGATGCCGTGGCCCTGCCGCTGGATGAGCATGGTCAGCCGCTCACGCAGAGTGCCGTCAGCCAAGGCCTGGACCCGAACGCCCCGGTGCTGGATGAGCCGCTCAAGCCCGCTAACTCTGCCAACCCCACCAACCCCGCAGGCATCATCGACGCAGACACGGGCGAAACCCTCTCGCCGCTGGTCGCCTTCCTCACCCACGCCGCGCTGGAAGCTGGCGACAACCAGGCCCAGGCAGGGCAAGACGCCGTGCAGCTCATGACCGTGCACGCCAGCAAGGGGCTGGAGTTTGACGGCGTGTTCATCGGCGGCCTGGAAGAGGGCCTGTTCCCGCACGACAACTCTTCCAGCGACCGCGATGGGCTGGAGGAAGAGCGCCGCCTGATGTACGTGGCCATCACCCGC from Acidovorax sp. DW039 harbors:
- a CDS encoding UvrD-helicase domain-containing protein — its product is MFPQDLFSGAPDEPVPPSAAAPFNPSSGAPMHATAHASMNSPLLVGLNEEQLAAVTLPAGHALILAGAGSGKTRVLTTRIAWLLQHGHVTPGGILAVTFTNKAAKEMVARLTAMLPVNVRGMWIGTFHGLCNRLLRAHHKAAGLPQAFQILDTQDQLSAIKRLCKQFNVDEERFPPKQLAYFIAGCKEEGMRPGDVPAHDADGRKKIELYLLYEEQCQREGVVDFGELMLRSYELLRDNDPIREHYQRRFRHILVDEFQDTNRLQYLWLKQMAGDEVAGRLQSQGSVMAVGDDDQSIYAFRGARVGNMADFVREFDVQHQIKLEQNYRSYSNILDSANHLISHNSRRLGKNLRTTQGAGEPVRVYEATTDLAEAQWMVDEIKQLVRSDGFERKEIAVLYRSNAQSRVIESALFNASVPYRVYGGLRFFERAEIKHALAYLRLLENPHDDTSFLRVVNFPPRGIGARSIEVLQDAARAAGCSLHDAVSAVPGKAGTNFKAFVAMIDVLREQTEGRSLRGIIEQMLESSGLVEHFRTEKEGADRIENLQELVNAAESFVTQEGFGRDAVALPLDEHGQPLTQSAVSQGLDPNAPVLDEPLKPANSANPTNPAGIIDADTGETLSPLVAFLTHAALEAGDNQAQAGQDAVQLMTVHASKGLEFDGVFIGGLEEGLFPHDNSSSDRDGLEEERRLMYVAITRARKRLYLSHSQTRMLHGQTRYNVKSRFFDELPEACLKWITPKQQGFGSFAPNSGAVSAYQSGARGSFGFKSETFASPPVPPQKAAPSHGLRAGTAVFHTKFGEGKVLAIEGTGDDARAQVNFPRHGTKWLALSVAKLTVVD